A region from the Bradyrhizobium erythrophlei genome encodes:
- a CDS encoding pyridoxamine 5'-phosphate oxidase family protein, with product MTSTAAMEAGSASVKRLLAAAAATMEKARYCWAMTVAEDGSVNARPMGPQKSLASEDPFGILFLTRRGSRKALEIGRTGRLSVVYQHDADDCYVTLIGRGVIIADRALLRARWQPAWNQFFPAGADDETSIFVQLEADRIELWVRGVTPEPFGTRGAILERGQGQPWRLVQG from the coding sequence ATGACGAGCACGGCGGCGATGGAGGCTGGATCTGCGTCGGTCAAACGGCTGCTGGCGGCGGCAGCGGCGACCATGGAAAAGGCGCGCTATTGCTGGGCGATGACGGTCGCCGAGGACGGCAGCGTCAACGCGCGGCCCATGGGTCCGCAAAAATCACTGGCGAGCGAAGATCCCTTCGGCATTTTATTCCTCACCCGCCGCGGTTCCCGCAAGGCGCTGGAGATCGGCCGCACCGGCCGGCTGAGCGTGGTCTATCAACATGACGCCGATGACTGCTATGTCACCCTGATCGGGCGCGGTGTCATCATCGCCGACCGGGCGCTGCTGCGAGCTCGCTGGCAGCCCGCCTGGAACCAATTCTTTCCCGCCGGCGCTGATGATGAGACCTCCATCTTCGTTCAGCTCGAAGCCGACCGCATCGAGCTCTGGGTGCGCGGCGTGACGCCGGAGCCGTTCGGGACGCGCGGCGCCATATTGGAGCGTGGTCAAGGGCAGCCTTGGCGCCTGGTCCAAGGCTGA